The following coding sequences are from one Lysinibacillus sp. FSL W8-0992 window:
- a CDS encoding ArsR/SmtB family transcription factor, whose protein sequence is MDEQVKQVEVESGKGQHLDEETLFVVSQTFKALSDPTRIRILNLLCSDEHSVNDIAEILDLSQSTVSHQLRFLKNLRLVKFRREGTSLYYSKDDDHIMNLLKQAIEHATHN, encoded by the coding sequence ATGGATGAACAAGTAAAACAGGTAGAAGTAGAGAGCGGAAAGGGACAGCACTTAGATGAAGAAACGCTATTTGTGGTCTCTCAAACGTTTAAAGCATTGAGTGACCCGACAAGAATACGCATTTTAAATTTATTATGTTCAGATGAGCACTCGGTCAATGACATCGCTGAAATATTAGACTTAAGTCAATCAACAGTATCTCATCAGTTACGATTTTTAAAAAATTTAAGATTAGTGAAATTTAGGAGAGAAGGAACAAGCTTATATTATTCAAAAGATGATGATCACATCATGAATTTATTGAAGCAAGCAATTGAACACGCGACGCACAACTAA
- a CDS encoding cation diffusion facilitator family transporter: MGHNHDHGHDHTHGANKKVLLLSFIIITSYMVVEAIGGVLTNSLALLSDAGHMLSDSISLAIALLAFMFGEKAASFSKTYGYKRFEILAAVLNGVTLILIALFIFYEAIERFANPPEVATTGMLIISVIGLLINILVAWIMMRGGDTQDNLNMRGAFLHVLSDMLGSVGAIIAALVIMFFGWGWADPLASVIVAVLVLRSGYFVTKAAIHVLMEGTPSNVDVQEIIQIIEQNEGVQSIHDLHIWTITSGTNALSCHAVVDSQLSIGESEHILREIEHNLEHKGIKHVTIQLETVANRHDESILCNIKSEQTHHDHD; this comes from the coding sequence ATGGGGCATAATCACGATCACGGCCATGATCATACACATGGCGCAAATAAAAAGGTACTGTTGTTATCCTTTATAATCATTACGAGTTATATGGTTGTTGAAGCGATTGGTGGGGTTTTAACTAATAGTTTGGCGCTTTTATCAGACGCTGGACATATGCTAAGTGATTCAATTTCATTAGCAATAGCACTACTTGCTTTTATGTTTGGAGAAAAAGCAGCTAGCTTTAGTAAAACATATGGCTATAAAAGGTTCGAGATTTTAGCTGCAGTATTAAATGGCGTGACATTAATATTAATCGCATTGTTTATTTTTTATGAAGCAATTGAGCGTTTTGCAAATCCTCCAGAAGTGGCAACGACAGGGATGCTAATTATTAGTGTAATTGGCCTTCTAATAAATATTTTAGTTGCTTGGATTATGATGCGCGGTGGCGATACACAAGACAATTTAAATATGCGCGGAGCATTTTTACATGTTCTTAGCGATATGCTTGGCTCTGTAGGTGCGATAATCGCTGCATTAGTTATTATGTTTTTCGGCTGGGGATGGGCAGATCCGCTCGCAAGTGTCATTGTGGCAGTATTGGTACTACGGAGTGGATATTTTGTAACAAAGGCCGCTATCCATGTACTTATGGAAGGAACTCCGTCAAATGTTGATGTACAGGAAATCATTCAAATAATCGAGCAAAATGAAGGTGTACAAAGTATCCATGACCTTCATATTTGGACGATTACTAGTGGCACAAATGCACTTTCCTGTCATGCAGTTGTCGATAGCCAACTAAGCATTGGGGAAAGCGAGCATATATTACGCGAAATTGAACATAATCTTGAACATAAGGGCATAAAGCATGTAACGATACAATTGGAAACAGTAGCAAATCGTCATGATGAGTCAATTTTATGTAATATAAAAAGTGAGCAAACTCATCACGATCATGATTAA
- the serS gene encoding serine--tRNA ligase — protein MLDIKRVRDNFAEIKEMLLTRNEDLGNLDDFEALDTKRRELIAKAEELKAERNKVSEQISVMKRNKENADEVIARMRQVGDEIKELDTQLNEVEDRFKDMMMRLPNVPHESVPVGTTEDDNVEEYTWGEVPTFDFDIKAHWDIATDLQIVDFERGAKVTGSRFLFYRGLGARLERALMSFMMDLHAEEHGYEEMLPPVIVNRDSLTGTGQLPKFEEDVFKVDDTDYFMIPTAEVPVTNFYRDEILPIEALPQGFAAYSACFRSEAGSAGRDTRGLIRQHQFNKVELVRFVKPEESYEQLELLTGHAEKVLQLLGLPYRKLKMCTADLGFTAAKKYDLEVWIPAQNMYREISSCSNFEDFQARRANIRFRREPNAKPEYVHTLNGSGLAIGRTVAAILENYQQADGSVVIPEVLVPYMGGKTVIAPK, from the coding sequence ATTAACACGTAACGAGGATTTAGGAAACTTAGACGATTTTGAAGCTTTAGATACGAAGCGTCGCGAATTAATCGCAAAGGCAGAAGAGCTTAAAGCTGAACGAAATAAAGTGTCTGAACAGATTTCTGTTATGAAACGTAATAAAGAAAATGCTGATGAAGTAATCGCTCGTATGCGTCAGGTTGGCGATGAGATTAAAGAGTTAGATACACAGCTAAATGAAGTAGAAGATCGTTTTAAAGATATGATGATGCGTTTACCAAACGTTCCACATGAATCTGTGCCAGTTGGTACTACTGAAGACGATAATGTTGAGGAATATACTTGGGGCGAAGTACCAACTTTTGATTTCGACATTAAAGCACACTGGGATATTGCAACAGATTTACAAATTGTCGATTTTGAACGCGGTGCAAAAGTAACTGGAAGCCGTTTCTTATTCTACCGTGGCTTAGGTGCTCGTTTAGAACGTGCATTAATGAGTTTTATGATGGATTTACATGCAGAAGAGCATGGCTATGAAGAAATGCTACCACCTGTTATTGTGAATCGAGACAGCTTAACAGGTACAGGTCAGCTGCCTAAGTTTGAGGAAGATGTATTTAAAGTAGATGATACAGACTACTTTATGATTCCAACAGCAGAAGTACCAGTTACGAATTTCTACCGCGATGAAATTCTTCCTATTGAAGCTTTACCACAGGGCTTTGCAGCATATAGTGCTTGCTTCCGCTCAGAAGCGGGCTCTGCAGGTCGCGATACACGTGGCTTAATTCGCCAGCACCAATTCAATAAAGTAGAATTAGTACGTTTTGTTAAACCTGAAGAATCTTACGAGCAACTAGAATTATTAACTGGTCACGCTGAAAAAGTACTGCAATTATTAGGTTTACCTTACCGTAAGTTAAAAATGTGTACAGCTGATTTAGGTTTCACAGCTGCGAAAAAATATGATTTAGAAGTTTGGATTCCGGCACAAAATATGTACCGTGAAATTTCTTCTTGCTCAAACTTTGAGGATTTCCAAGCGCGCCGTGCGAATATTCGTTTCCGCCGTGAGCCAAATGCAAAACCAGAATATGTGCACACATTAAACGGCTCAGGTCTTGCAATTGGTCGAACAGTGGCTGCTATCCTTGAAAACTATCAGCAAGCCGATGGAAGTGTAGTGATTCCAGAGGTATTAGTTCCTTATATGGGCGGAAAAACAGTGATTGCACCAAAATAA
- a CDS encoding amidohydrolase, which yields MKIFRNAKIYTANSECQSATAMVIADGKIKWLGLEEDMPSYEGEIIDLQGKVIIPGIIDAHMHPIMLADVLEQVACLPPQILSIDEMIVALQNYDASQRGWILGWGYDEGKLAEKRAPLKADLDRASTELPVIVMRTCGHIISVNSKALEIAGITKDTPNPQGGQIDRDQNGEPTGVLRENARNLVLQHLPSPSEDEIVARLVKLSHILASYGVTSITEMMATVSPLDYLSLYRKARTKGLKQRVAVNYVWDDIQNHDLLVEENLNRQAGAYIGGIKLFSDGSVSGRTALVSEPFLNSSETGIAMTTKEELLAASIEARKHSIQLVVHAMGDRAIDLIVNTFYEEEAWLTDAPSVRIEHAAMPSESALKKAAEWGIGFVPQPIFLFCEIESYLQNLGLEKTQTLYGVQTFLQQGIATALSSDAPATSWAEASNPFVTIQAAVTRTAYDGTDLGAAERISVEEALQLYTADAKTMIRMEKVGQLKEGYEANFVVLAEDLREISQDQIMNVKPLATYIEGECVFKQ from the coding sequence ATGAAAATCTTTCGTAATGCAAAAATTTATACAGCCAATTCCGAATGTCAATCTGCTACAGCAATGGTGATTGCTGATGGCAAGATTAAATGGCTTGGTTTAGAAGAAGATATGCCTTCATATGAAGGAGAAATTATAGATCTACAAGGAAAAGTTATTATTCCAGGTATTATCGATGCGCATATGCACCCAATAATGTTGGCGGATGTGCTTGAGCAAGTAGCTTGCCTACCACCACAAATTCTTTCAATCGACGAAATGATTGTAGCTTTACAAAATTACGATGCTAGTCAACGTGGCTGGATTTTAGGCTGGGGCTACGATGAAGGAAAGCTGGCTGAGAAACGTGCACCACTAAAGGCAGATTTAGATCGTGCATCAACAGAATTACCAGTAATCGTCATGCGTACATGTGGACATATTATTTCTGTTAATAGTAAAGCATTAGAAATTGCAGGTATTACAAAGGACACTCCTAATCCGCAAGGTGGACAAATTGACCGAGACCAAAACGGTGAGCCGACAGGCGTGCTTCGTGAAAATGCGCGCAATTTAGTACTGCAACATTTACCATCACCATCTGAAGATGAAATTGTAGCAAGACTTGTGAAACTATCTCATATTTTAGCTTCCTATGGTGTAACAAGTATTACAGAAATGATGGCAACGGTAAGTCCGCTTGATTATTTAAGCTTATATCGTAAGGCACGTACAAAAGGTTTGAAGCAACGTGTCGCTGTTAATTATGTATGGGATGATATACAAAACCATGATTTATTAGTAGAAGAAAATTTAAATCGCCAAGCAGGTGCATATATAGGCGGAATTAAGTTGTTTTCGGATGGTAGTGTATCGGGACGTACAGCGCTTGTCTCTGAGCCATTTTTAAACAGTTCTGAAACAGGTATTGCCATGACGACAAAAGAGGAACTTTTAGCTGCGTCTATTGAAGCAAGGAAGCATAGTATTCAATTAGTCGTTCATGCAATGGGCGACAGAGCTATAGACTTAATTGTTAATACTTTCTATGAAGAAGAAGCGTGGTTAACAGATGCGCCATCTGTTCGTATCGAACATGCTGCAATGCCGTCAGAGAGTGCCTTGAAGAAGGCAGCTGAATGGGGCATCGGATTTGTGCCACAGCCAATCTTCTTATTTTGTGAAATTGAAAGCTACTTACAAAATCTCGGCCTAGAGAAAACGCAAACGTTATATGGTGTGCAAACATTTTTACAGCAAGGCATTGCTACAGCTTTATCATCAGACGCACCTGCGACATCTTGGGCAGAAGCATCCAATCCTTTCGTAACAATTCAGGCAGCCGTTACACGTACTGCATATGATGGGACAGATTTAGGGGCCGCAGAACGTATTTCAGTAGAAGAAGCATTACAGCTTTATACGGCAGATGCAAAAACGATGATACGTATGGAAAAGGTCGGTCAGCTGAAAGAGGGTTATGAAGCGAATTTCGTTGTATTAGCGGAAGACCTTCGTGAAATATCACAAGACCAGATTATGAATGTGAAGCCACTTGCTACTTATATTGAAGGCGAGTGTGTTTTTAAACAGTAA
- a CDS encoding sigma 54-interacting transcriptional regulator has product MVLHQFTQALREFDNVLITDEKGCAIFYDLADLNILLEIGLTPDEFFQKTVTDSYQNLSTETSTIFKVLQTGEPIIYFEQVLTTLNGFSYTSLSSTYPIIEGGAIIGAIEFSKHFYESKQIKYLDHFLGHKLYRDNHTNYRLEDLISVNAEMKAQTEKARRGAKKNSSILITGETGTGKDIVAQGIHNESERFTKPYIVLNCSTLTEDNIFSQLYGIEAEGKQGKLQEANGGTLLIDQLNMLDLSLQAKLLHAVDLKSLNGEPLDIRYITTVNEDLDKLLAEKKLREDLFYRLNVMQIDLPPLHMRKEDIPAILDFYIQFYNEHTIQKDVRYSEEVLQLFYEYHWPGNVRELKNALEAAYNNLTGQKILLEHIPERIVRTVQQKAQPSMPNIHSGHLRDLTEAYERLIIAEKLRETEGRLAETARRLGISRQLLKYKCLKYELL; this is encoded by the coding sequence ATGGTTCTACATCAATTTACACAAGCATTAAGAGAGTTTGATAATGTGTTAATTACCGATGAAAAAGGCTGCGCAATTTTTTATGATTTAGCAGATTTAAATATATTGTTAGAGATTGGCTTAACACCAGATGAATTTTTCCAAAAAACCGTGACTGATAGCTATCAAAATTTATCAACTGAAACAAGTACAATTTTTAAAGTACTGCAAACAGGGGAACCAATCATTTACTTTGAACAGGTTCTGACGACGTTAAATGGCTTTAGTTATACATCGCTAAGCTCAACCTATCCAATTATCGAAGGTGGAGCAATTATTGGTGCTATTGAGTTTTCAAAGCATTTTTATGAGAGTAAACAAATAAAATATTTGGATCATTTCCTCGGACATAAATTATATCGAGATAACCATACAAATTACCGTTTAGAAGATTTAATTTCTGTGAATGCAGAAATGAAAGCTCAAACTGAGAAGGCTCGCCGTGGTGCAAAGAAAAATTCATCTATTCTGATTACAGGGGAAACAGGTACAGGGAAGGATATCGTAGCGCAAGGTATTCATAATGAAAGCGAGCGTTTTACGAAGCCGTATATTGTGCTCAATTGTTCCACATTGACAGAGGATAATATTTTTTCACAGCTTTACGGTATCGAGGCTGAAGGGAAACAAGGAAAACTGCAGGAGGCTAATGGGGGTACCTTACTTATTGATCAGTTAAATATGCTGGATTTATCATTACAGGCAAAATTACTGCATGCGGTAGATTTGAAATCGCTGAATGGAGAGCCGTTAGATATTAGATATATTACAACGGTCAATGAAGATTTAGATAAACTTTTAGCAGAAAAAAAATTACGTGAGGATTTGTTTTATCGTCTGAACGTTATGCAAATAGATTTGCCACCGCTTCATATGCGCAAAGAAGATATACCTGCTATTCTTGATTTTTATATTCAATTTTATAATGAGCATACAATTCAAAAAGATGTTCGTTATAGTGAAGAGGTACTTCAATTATTTTATGAATATCATTGGCCAGGAAATGTGCGCGAACTAAAAAATGCTCTAGAAGCGGCCTATAACAATTTAACAGGACAAAAAATTTTACTGGAGCATATTCCAGAGCGCATTGTAAGAACGGTGCAGCAAAAAGCTCAGCCGTCCATGCCTAATATCCATTCAGGACATTTAAGAGATTTAACAGAAGCTTATGAACGCCTGATCATTGCTGAAAAATTGCGTGAAACAGAAGGGCGCTTAGCAGAAACAGCCCGTCGTTTAGGTATCTCACGTCAGCTACTTAAATATAAATGTTTAAAATATGAGTTGTTGTAA
- the tadA gene encoding tRNA adenosine(34) deaminase TadA: MFMGQALEEAKKAALLGEVPIGAVLVYEGEVIAKAHNLRETTQNATTHAELMVIQEACKKIGSWRLEQTTLYVTLEPCPMCAGAILQSRVPRVVYGARDIKAGCVNSLYHLLNDARFNHECDVTEGILAEDCGQILTDFFRVLRERKKAEKKARKMAESTGSCESL, encoded by the coding sequence ATGTTTATGGGCCAAGCCTTAGAAGAAGCTAAAAAAGCTGCCTTGCTTGGCGAGGTGCCGATAGGAGCCGTTCTTGTATATGAAGGAGAAGTCATTGCTAAAGCACATAATCTACGTGAAACAACCCAAAATGCTACAACGCATGCTGAATTAATGGTTATTCAAGAGGCATGTAAAAAAATAGGTAGTTGGCGCCTTGAACAAACAACACTCTATGTCACATTGGAACCTTGCCCCATGTGCGCAGGTGCCATTTTGCAGTCACGAGTGCCGCGTGTTGTATATGGTGCGAGAGATATTAAAGCAGGGTGTGTCAATTCGCTCTATCATTTATTAAATGATGCCCGTTTTAACCATGAATGTGATGTTACAGAAGGTATTTTGGCTGAAGACTGTGGTCAAATTTTAACTGACTTTTTCCGCGTATTACGTGAACGAAAAAAGGCGGAGAAAAAAGCACGTAAAATGGCTGAAAGCACAGGATCTTGTGAATCATTGTAG
- a CDS encoding metal-sensitive transcriptional regulator, with product MEDTVKDDDCHTGETASCRKSHHPERVKKDLTTRLNRIEGQIRGIKGMIEKDVYCDDVITQLSATQSALNSVAKILLEGHLKGCVVDRLSEGDEAVLDELVVTIQKLMKK from the coding sequence TTGGAAGACACAGTGAAAGATGATGATTGTCATACGGGAGAAACTGCGTCGTGTCGAAAAAGTCACCACCCTGAGCGCGTAAAAAAGGATTTAACGACTCGTTTAAATCGAATCGAGGGTCAAATCCGAGGCATTAAGGGAATGATTGAAAAGGACGTTTACTGTGATGATGTTATAACGCAGTTGTCTGCCACGCAATCAGCTTTAAATAGCGTAGCGAAAATTTTATTAGAAGGTCATTTAAAAGGCTGTGTCGTAGATCGCCTATCTGAAGGTGATGAAGCGGTCCTAGATGAATTAGTAGTGACCATTCAAAAATTAATGAAAAAATAA
- the copZ gene encoding copper chaperone CopZ — protein MQNVTLNVQGMSCGHCVNSVEKSVGALAGVEQVKVNLADGLVDVAFDDAQVSLAQIKETIDDQGYEVE, from the coding sequence ATGCAAAACGTAACATTAAACGTACAAGGAATGTCATGTGGACATTGTGTTAATTCAGTAGAAAAAAGTGTCGGTGCACTAGCTGGTGTAGAACAAGTAAAAGTAAATTTGGCTGATGGTTTGGTAGATGTAGCGTTTGACGATGCACAAGTATCACTAGCGCAAATTAAAGAAACGATTGACGATCAAGGTTATGAGGTAGAATAA